From one Lolium rigidum isolate FL_2022 chromosome 4, APGP_CSIRO_Lrig_0.1, whole genome shotgun sequence genomic stretch:
- the LOC124647288 gene encoding uncharacterized protein LOC124647288, translated as MIHRRRRRPSQPPASPAVAPLTPLDDEDLLTEILIRLPPLPSSLPRASLACKRWRCLITDRVFLRRFRAHQHRKPPLLGYFVGAAIFTPTLDPPDRIPSARFHSPQIHKERWVFCGCRHGLALSFNVDRLHAVVWDPLTGRRRHVAFPPEFDNDRENIVRSAAVLCASREKGHVHGDCHSSPFKLVLARTDTDRTRAFFCLYESERNAWGNIISTAISFKHGISSLIPSVLVGNALYWLIGVNCILEFDLEKQSLVVMDQLVDTHVTDYYSFQILRTEDNGLGLAVTSGLSIQLWERKSSSDGVMRWVLAKTLQLDSLLELKPGMEKQAGTIILGHDEYSNAIFVSISTSVFLIQLESLQYKKVVENHTYRLLTTYYPYTNFYATGSAISGVDEEAEMLNNT; from the exons AtgatccaccgccgccgccgccgcccttcccAGCCCCCCGCCTCGCCGGCGGTAGCGCCTCTCACCCCGCTGGACGACGAAGACCTTCTCACAGAGATCCTCATCCGCCTCCCTCCCCTGCCATCCTCCCTCCCGCGCGCCTCACTCGCCTGCAAGCGGTGGCGCTGCCTCATCACGGACCGCGtcttcctccgccgcttccgcgcCCACCAGCACCGGAAACCCCCGCTCCTGGGCTATTTCGTCGGGGCAGCCATCTTCACCCCCACGCTAGATCCGCCCGACCGCATCCCCAGCGCGCGCTTCCACTCTCCACAGATCCACAAGGAGCGCTGGGTCTTCTGCGGCTGCCGCCACGGCCTCGCCCTCAGCTTCAACGTGGACCGCCTCCACGCCGTCGTGTGGGATCCCCTCACAGGCCGCCGGCGCCACGTGGCTTTCCCGCCGGAGTTCGACAACGACCGGGAGAACATCGTCAGGAGCGCCGCGGTGCTCTGCGCCTCCCGCGAAAAAGGCCATGTGCACGGCGATTGCCATTCGAGCCCGTTCAAGCTGGTCTTGGCGCGCACCGACACGGACCGCACACGTGCATTCTTTTGCCTCTACGAATCAGAGCGCAACGCATGGGGAAATATCATCTCAACAGCAATTTCATTCAAACATGGCATCAGCTCGTTGATTCCAAGCGTCCTGGTTGGGAATGCACTTTACTGGCTGATTGGTGTAAACTGCATCCTGGAATTTGATTTGGAAAAGCAGAGCCTTGTTGTGATGGACCAGCTGGTAGATACCCATGTAACTGACTACTACAGCTTTCAGATCTTGAGGACAGAGGATAACGGACTAGGCCTCGCCGTTACATCAGGATTGAGCATTCAGCTATGGGAGAGGAAGTCTAGCTCTGATGGTGTTATGCGATGGGTACTGGCCAAAACCCTTCAACTGGACAGCCTCCTTGAGCTAAAACCTGGAATGGAGAAGCAAGCAGGCACCATTATATTGGGGCATGATGAGTATAGCAATGCCATCTTTGTATCTATTTCCACTAGTGTTTTCTTGATCCAACTTGAGTCGCTGCAGTACAAGAAGGTTGTCGAAAACCACACTTACCGTTTGCTCACCACCTATTATCCCTACACAAATTTCTATGCTACAG GCAGTGCAATTTCTGGTGTAGATGAGGAAGCTGAAATGTTGAACAACACATGA
- the LOC124649012 gene encoding stem 28 kDa glycoprotein-like, giving the protein MAMAKILLLLAIALVSSCSAWELNIQMPTKRLQAMDEAVAPLIHALRPLLGSGGELGSRGGVACDSWVLGVEAHNVRDWKTVPANCEGYVGHYMLGSHFRRDSKVVIDEALAYVETLKLAGNGKEIWVFDIDETTLSNLPYYAKHGFGTTLFNATSFNAYVLEGSAPVLPETKRLYNKLLSIGVKPLFLTGRTEDQRAITVANLRSQGISGWKDLLLKQPGFKGSAVAYKSGERQKLQDAGYVIVGNIGDQWSDIIGAPEGARTFKLPDPMYYIG; this is encoded by the exons ATGGCAATGGCTAagattctcctcctcctcgccatagCTCTCGTGAGCTCCTGCAGCGCATGGGAGCTCAACATCCAGATGCCGACCAAGAGGCTCCAGGCCATGGACGAGGCCGTGGCGCCGCTCATCCACGCGCTGCGGCCGCTGCTGGGCTCCGGCGGGGAGCTGGGGAGCCGCGGCGGCGTGGCGTGCGACAGCTGGGTGCTCGGCGTGGAAGCCCACAACGTGCGGGACTGGAAGACGGTCCCGGCCAACTGCGAGGGCTACGTCGGGCATTACATGCTCGGCAGCCACTTCCGCCGCGACTCCAAGGTCGTCATCGACGAGGCCCTCGCCTACGTCGAGACCCTCAAGCTCGCCGGCAATGGCAAGGAGATATGGGTGTTTGACATCGACGAGACCACTCTCTCCAACCTCCCCTACTACGCCAAGCACGGCTTCGG GACTACGCTGTTCAACGCGACGAGCTTCAACGCGTACGTGCTGGAGGGGAGCGCGCCGGTGCTGCCGGAGACGAAGCGGCTGTACAACAAGCTTCTTTCCATCGGCGTGAAGCCGTTGTTCCTCACGGGCCGGACCGAGGACCAGAGGGCCATCACCGTCGCCAACCTCCGCAGCCAGGGCATCTCCGGGTGGAAGGACCTGCTGCTCAAGCAGCCCGGGTTCAAGGGCTCCGCCGTGGCGTACAAGTCCGGCGAGAGGCAGAAGCTGCAGGACGCAGGGTACGTCATCGTCGGCAACATCGGCGATCAGTGGAGCGACATCATCGGCGCGCCCGAGGGCGCCCGCACCTTCAAGCTGCCCGACCCTATGTACTACATCGGCTAG